From the genome of Liolophura sinensis isolate JHLJ2023 unplaced genomic scaffold, CUHK_Ljap_v2 scaffold_14, whole genome shotgun sequence, one region includes:
- the LOC135481279 gene encoding dual specificity protein phosphatase 23-like, producing MSFPPNFSWVSEGLLAALAFPGEKEHLQYLVNQGVTYLVSLTAESSPPVKEVPELKWTQLKIHDFTPPTMEQVEKFLEIVKEAKKKKTAVAIHCAAGRGRTGTMVACFLVNERHLTAKDAIDVIRELRPGSVETVEQEQLIAEYEQKLRNEENWKPVKR from the exons ATGAGTTTTCCGCCGAACTTTTCGTGGGTGTCGGAGGGTCTGCTGGCTGCCCTGGCGTTTCCCGGGGAGAAGGAACACCTACAGTACCTGGTCAATCAGGGGGTCACTTACCTGGTCTCCCTCACCGCCGAGTCCAGTCCACCTGTCAAGGAGGTGCCAG AGCTGAAATGGACGCAGCTCAAGATCCATGACTTCACTCCCCCAACCATGGAGCAGGTGGAAAAGTTCTTAGAGATAGTCAAGGAGgccaagaaaaagaaaacg GCCGTTGCTATTCACTGCGCAGCCGGTAGAGGGCGTACTGGCACCATGGTGGCCTGCTTCCTCGTGAATGAGCGCCACCTAACGGCCAAGGATGCCATTGACGTGATCCGGGAGTTGAGACCGGGATCAGTGGAGACTGTGGAGCAGGAACAGTTGATTGCGGAATATGAGCAGAAGCTGAGGAACGAAGAAAACTGGAAACCGGTCAAGCGCTag
- the LOC135481268 gene encoding uncharacterized protein LOC135481268, producing the protein MIFCLICVCAFKKKARRAKRSTAATISSIDSTLIKLPRPWMDTSRSYEAPPRDLRRWSYVSEPIRYADELMIDDHYHSETLPLPHSYDQTRRQMASYQNPVYHSETLPARPSYHMAKYRM; encoded by the exons ATGATTTTCTGTCTGATCTGTGTATGTGCCTTCAAGAAGAAAGCCAG acGTGCAAAGCGGAGCACAGCGGCTACAATATCCAGTATAGATTCCACCCTAATTAAGCTCCCCAGACCATGGATGGATACCAGCAGATCTTATGAGGCTCCACCACGTGACCTCAGGAGGTGGAGCTACGTGTCTGAACCAATCAGATACGCGGACGAACTG ATGATTGATGACCATTACCACTCAGAGACGTTACCACTACCCCACAGTTATGACCAAACCCGCCGCCAGATGGCTTCCTATCAG AACCCGGTGTATCACAGCGAGACTCTGCCGGCGAGGCCGTCTTACCATATGGCAAAGTACCGGATGTGA
- the LOC135481269 gene encoding leucine-rich repeat and coiled-coil domain-containing protein PF3D7_0703800-like, which yields MYTWSQTTTFLRIYTWTGNNILKVVHLVTDNNILKNEHLDTDNPILKNVHQVIDKNIYRHVHLVTDNNVLKIVHLDTDNNIYKHVHLDTDNNILKDSVHLDTDNHIYKHVHLDTGNNTLKDVHLDTDNKLLKDVHLVTDNNILKDVHLDTDNNVLKDVHLDTDSKLLKDVHLVTDNNVLKIVHLDTDNHIYKHVHLDTDNNILKDVHLDTDNNVLKDVHLDTDNKLLKDVHLVTDNNVLKIVHLDTDNNIYKHVHLDTDNNILKDVHLDTDNKLLKDVHLDTDNNVLNNVHLDTDHKLLKNVHLDTDNKLLKDVHLVTDNNVLKDVHLDTGNKLLKDVHLVTDNNVLKNEHLDTDNNVLNNEHLDRGNNIPRAEHLSYP from the exons ATGTACACCTGGTCACAGACAACAACGTTCTTGAGGATTTACACCTGGACAGGCAACAACATCCTTAAGGTTGTACACCTGGTCACAGACAACAACATCCTTAAGAATGAACACCTGGACACAGACAACCCCATCCTTAAGAATGTACACCAGGTCATAGACAAAAACATCTATAGGCATGTACACCTGGTCACAGACAACAACGTTCTTAAGATTGTACACCTAGACACAGACAACAACATCTATAAGCATGTACACCTGGACACAGACAACAACATCCTTAAGGAT AGTGTACACCTAGACACAGACAACCACATCTATAAGCATGTACACCTGGACACAGGCAACAACACCCTTAAGGATGTACACCTGGACACAGACAACAAACTCCTTAAGGATGTACACCTGGTCACAGACAACAACATCCTTAAGGATGTACATCTGGACACAGACAACAACGTCCTTAAGGATGTACACCTGGACACAGACAGCAAACTCCTTAAGGATGTACACCTGGTCACAGACAACAACGTTCTTAAGATTGTACACCTAGACACAGACAACCACATCTATAAGCATGTACACCTGGACACAGACAACAACATCCTTAAGGATGTACACCTGGACACAGACAACAACGTCCTTAAGGATGTACACCTGGACACAGACAACAAACTCCTTAAGGATGTACACCTGGTCACAGACAACAACGTTCTTAAGATTGTACACCTAGACACAGACAACAACATCTATAAGCATGTACACCTGGACACAGACAACAACATCCTTAAGGATGTACACCTGGACACAGACAACAAACTCCTTAAGGATGTACACCTGGACACAGACAACAACGTCCTTAATAATGTACACCTGGACACAGACCACAAACTCCTTAAGAATGTACACTTGGACACAGACAACAAACTCCTTAAGGATGTACACCTGGTCACAGACAACAACGTCCTTAAGGATGTACACTTGGACACAGGCAACAAACTCCTTAAGGATGTACACCTGGTCACAGACAACAACGTCCTTAAGAATGAACACCTGGACACAGACAACAACGTCCTTAATAATGAACACCTCGACAGAGGCAATAACATTCCTAGGGCTGAACACCTGTCATATCCTTGa